A genomic stretch from Cervus canadensis isolate Bull #8, Minnesota chromosome 27, ASM1932006v1, whole genome shotgun sequence includes:
- the SLC5A3 gene encoding sodium/myo-inositol cotransporter: MRAVLETADIAIVALYFILVMCIGFFAMWKSNRSTVSGYFLAGRSMTWVAIGASLFVSNIGSEHFIGLAGSGAASGFAVGAWEFNALLLLQLLGWVFIPIYIRSGVYTMPEYLSKRFGGHRIQVYFAALSLILYIFTKLSVDLYSGALFIQESLGWNLYVSVILLIGMTALLTVTGGLVAVIYTDTLQALLMIVGALTLMVISMMEIGGFEEVKRRYMLASPNVTSILLTYNLSNTNSCNVHPKKDALKMLRNPTDEDVPWPGFILGQTPASVWYWCADQVIVQRVLAAKNIAHAKGSTLMAGFLKLLPMFIIVVPGMISRILFADDIACINPEHCMQVCGSRAGCSNIAYPRLVMKLVPVGLRGLMMAVMIAALMSDLDSIFNSASTIFTLDVYKLIRKSASSRELMIVGRIFVAFMVVISIAWVPIIVEMQGGQMYLYIQEVADYLTPPVAALFLLAIFWKRCNEQGAFYGGMAGFILGAVRLTLAFAYRAPECDQPDNRPGFIKDIHYMYVATALFWITGLITVIVSLLTPPPTKEQIRTTTFWSKKSLVVKESCSPKDEPYKMQEKSILRCSENNEAINHVIPNGKSEDSIKGLQPEDVNLLVTCREEGNPVASLGHSEAETPVDAYSNGQAALMGEKERKKEVEDGSRYWKFIDWFCGFKSKSLSKRSLRDLMEEEAVCLQMLEEPPQVKVILNIGLFAVCSLGIFMFVYFSL; encoded by the coding sequence ATGAGGGCTGTACTGGAGACAGCAGACATTGCCATAGTGGCCCTGTATTTTATCCTGGTCATGTGCATTGGTTTTTTTGCCATGTGGAAATCTAATAGAAGCACCGTGAGTGGATACTTCTTGGCGGGGCGCTCTATGACCTGGGTAGCAATTGGTGCCTCTCTGTTTGTGAGCAATATTGGGAGTGAGCACTTCATTGGGCTGGCAGGATCTGGAGCGGCAAGTGGATTTGCAGTGGGCGCATGGGAGTTCAATGCCTTGCTGCTTTTGCAACTTCTGGGATGGGTTTTCATCCCGATTTACATCCGGTCGGGGGTATACACCATGCCAGAATACTTGTCCAAGCGATTTGGTGGCCATAGGATTCAGGTCTATTTCGCAGCGTTGTCTCTGATTCTCTATATCTTCACCAAGCTCTCAGTGGATCTGTATTCGGGTGCCCTCTTTATCCAGGAGTCTTTGGGTTGGAACCTCTATGTGTCTGTCATCCTGCTCATTGGCATGACTGCTTTGCTGACTGTCACCGGAGGCCTTGTCGCAGTGATCTACACAGACACCTTGCAGGCTCTGCTCATGATCGTTGGGGCACTCACACTTATGGTGATTAGCATGATGGAGATTGGCGGGTTTGAGGAAGTTAAGAGAAGGTACATGTTGGCCTCACCCAATGTCACTTCCATCCTGCTGACATACAACCTTTCCAACACAAATTCTTGTAATGTCCACCCCAAGAAAGATGCACTGAAAATGTTGCGGAACCCAACAGATGAAGACGTTCCTTGGCCTGGATTCATCCTTGGTCAGACCCCGGCTTCGGTCTGGTACTGGTGTGCCGACCAGGTCATTGTGCAGAGGGTCCTAGCAGCCAAAAACATTGCTCATGCCAAAGGCTCCACCCTGATGGCTGGCTTCCTGAAACTTCTGCCGATGTTTATCATAGTGGTCCCCGGAATGATTTCCCGGATACTGTTTGCTGATGACATAGCTTGCATCAACCCCGAGCACTGCATGCAGGTGTGTGGAAGCAGAGCCGGGTGCTCTAACATTGCCTACCCGCGCCTGGTGATGAAGCTGGTTCCCGTGGGCCTCCGGGGCCTGATGATGGCCGTGATGATTGCTGCTCTGATGAGTGATCTGGACTCCATCTTCAACAGTGCCAGCACCATATTCACCCTCGACGTGTACAAACTCATCCGCAAGAGCGCCAGCTCCCGGGAACTGATGATTGTAGGCAGGATATTTGTGGCCTTCATGGTGGTGATCAGCATCGCATGGGTGCCCATCATCGTGGAGATGCAAGGAGGCCAGATGTACCTTTACATCCAGGAGGTAGCCGACTACCTGACTCCCCCAGTTGCAGCCCTGTTCCTCCTGGCGATTTTCTGGAAGCGCTGCAATGAGCAAGGGGCTTTTTATGGTGGAATGGCGGGCTTTATCCTTGGAGCAGTCCGCTTGACACTGGCCTTTGCCTACCGTGCCCCAGAATGTGACCAACCTGATAACAGGCCAGGCTTCATCAAAGACATCCATTACATGTATGTGGCCACAGCGTTGTTTTGGATCACAGGACTCATTACTGTAATTGTTAGCCTCCTCACACCACCTCCTACGAAGGAACAGATTCGCACCACCACCTTTTGGTctaagaagagcctggtggtcaaGGAGAGCTGCTCCCCAAAAGACGAACCATACAAAATGCAAGAGAAGAGCATTCTGAGGTGCAGCGAGAATAACGAGGCCATCAACCACGTCATCCCCAATGGGAAATCTGAGGACAGCATCAAGGGCCTGCAGCCGGAAGATGTTAATCTCTTGGTGACCTGCAGAGAGGAGGGCAACCCAGTGGCTTCCTTAGGTCATTCGGAGGCAGAGACACCTGTGGATGCGTATTCTAACGGGCAGGCAGCTCTCAtgggtgagaaagagagaaagaaggaagtagaGGACGGAAGCCGGTACTGGAAGTTCATCGATTGGTTCTGTGGCTTTAAAAGTAAGAGCCTTAGCAAGAGGAGTCTCAGAGACCTGATGGAGGAGGAGGCTGTTTGTTTACAAATGTTGGAAGAACCTCCACAAGTTAAAGTAATACTCAATATTGGACTTTTTGCTGTGTGTTCACTTGGAAttttcatgtttgtttatttctccttatGA